CAAAAACAGAACCACAAGACAAAGCCATCAAAAGCACAGCAGCCTGCTCAACCTCTCCCAACTTCCTATGATGGATACTTTGCCTCTTCCTCAATACTGGAGACCTCTGCCTCTGATACAACACAACCCCTTGACCAAAAGCCCTAAATCTCTGCCTCCATCCCACGCTTAGCTTACCACATTTCCCATCTCTAATattagcccttcttttcttctttgctaTAGTTTCttcatgtttttctttcttgatcTTCTCTTCCTCCTTGTCCAAACCCACTGTGGCTGTGGATGTGGCCGGACTTGTGCCAGTGGCTGCCCTTTTCTTTCTATGTCTGATTCCACAAGCATTGCATAGTGACTATACCATATATCCCccccaaaaggaaaaggagaaaaattaaGAACAACCCGTTTACTAGAACAAGAAACCCACAAATAATCACTGAAAAAGTTTAACAATTCTTTTACCTTAGGTCCAGCAGGGCCACTTCTCCATAACGGTGTCTTGGTAGTCTTGCAATCAACACAGCATTTCTCGTCCACAGTTCTTGTGATCATTTCTTGAGGAGGCAAGATTTCTTCCTCTACCTAAATAATGAAAGACAAGATCACCAGtcaaaatatggcaaaaagGGATAAACAAAACAAATGCAAGATGGTTAATGATCGATGAAGAAATTCATCCCATTAATCCACCTTTTTGTTTGGATCCATGATGCCCTTTTGCACAAATTCTAAGGTTgtgtaaccaaaaaaaaaaatgtgcaaCTTAAGGTATATGTAGCCAAGTTTAAGGTagcaaacagaaaaatcctgagAAAACAAAGTTGCTTATGATCAAATCATCtcattttcttgaaaagaatgaaagaagTAGCAGTAAAATGAAAAGGTCGAGGAAGAGTAAGTGGCGGAAGGGGGGAATATAAAAGACCGACAAGGAAAGATAGTGGGGAACCGACATGCTTGGCTGGTCGAACCGGGCCACCGCAGACGGATAAACCCTAGAAGTTGGAGTGAAATGACGAAAATAGGCTTGAAATCAGATTTTGATTACACTGTAGCCCGCCAAAGAATTGTTATAAAATTGGTCGGAATGAGCCAAAGTGGGGCGCGTGACCCACGTGTCGGCTTGCATGCACCAGTGGGGGATACTTAGCAATTCTACGGCTGAGGAATACAAGTGCCTATAATGTGACTAATTTTTTAGTAATTATCTTGGTATGTgttagaataatttttttattactcCTGTTTATTGGAAAAGGATGGActacttatttatttttgcttagGTTAACAAAATAATTTCACATGATAGACAGCGAAAATATGATTTTGTGTATGAATTAGTCAAAGTTTTTAACTGGCAAGTCTCTATGCACTTCTTCGTTGAAGCGTCACTTGAGTACGTTTAGATtactatttttttgaaattttagtaGAAAAATGTATTATAGTGAATTGATATATGTGATAtaagaaaaagtaattaaaaaaatgttcacaaaagataacgttagtttgggggtaaagtgactaaaagataacgttaagaGGAAAATTGACAGTTGCACCAAACGTTAAGAgggtaaaataataataacctgTAAAATTAATCTGAAAAAATGTCTAAATGTGTACAGAACGCCTTTAAAAAAGTCCTTGATCAAATAAAGTAGATATGTATTTTCCAATTATAACATATAATctataaaataaataagtatTTAGGATTTAATTGTATTCTAATTCCCTATTTTTATTCACTTATACATTATTATTAGTAAAGAGTATTCCATGAAGCTTCAAAATTTGGGTTGTATATAACCACTCAAATTATTTAAGATCGTATAGTAGAAAATTTGTGTTTTGCCACGACGATATCATTTCTATAATTTAATCTATTTTGCTCTATAGATATCTATGGAAAGTAATCTAAAAAACTTATGTAAGGGATTAGTAAGCATACAAATTTAACTAAATCAAAAGTACTTTAACactgtttttaaattttttttcaatacaaGTGAAAGTGAAGTTCGAATTTATGATCTAA
This portion of the Coffea arabica cultivar ET-39 chromosome 2e, Coffea Arabica ET-39 HiFi, whole genome shotgun sequence genome encodes:
- the LOC113732932 gene encoding GATA transcription factor 15, with amino-acid sequence MDPNKKVEEEILPPQEMITRTVDEKCCVDCKTTKTPLWRSGPAGPKSLCNACGIRHRKKRAATGTSPATSTATVGLDKEEEKIKKEKHEETIAKKKRRANIRDGKCGKLSVGWRQRFRAFGQGVVLYQRQRSPVLRKRQSIHHRKLGEVEQAAVLLMALSCGSVFA